CCTTTCCAAAGTCCAAGGACCTGATGGCAGTCGCCGTCTCGACGCCCCTGGACCGCATTCTGGTGGAGACTGACGCCCCGTATCTGGCTCCGATTCCTCACCGCGGTCAGCGCAACGAGCCCGCCTACACGGCCTATACCGCCTCGGCTATTGCAGCTGCCCGCGGCCTGACGCCGCAGGATTTTGCCCAGGCGACTACCGCCAACTTCCGGCGCATCTTTGGCGTAAGCTAGGGTGTGTCATCAAACTCCTGTCGCCAGCGTTGCGAGCGCAAATTGGTCCAGACGAGGCGGAGGCCGAAGGCTGTGGCGGGTCCACAGTCGAGGACGACAACGAAGTATGGGCGAATCTGCGCCGCAACCCGGAGGGCCGGGGCAGATTTTCCCGATCTCTTCGTCCCTCGTCGTTCCAGTAGACCAGCTACAGTTCTCTCCTCACTCCTAGAGCTCAGAAAAATCTGCTCCCGGCGCTGACGGCAGGAGTTTGATGACACACCCTAGACCACGGAGAAAAACATGGCAGGCGAGAACTCGTTTGATGTTGTCAGCAAAGTAGATATCCAGGAAGTACGAAACGCCATTGAACAGGCGTTGAAAGAAGTAAAGGCCCGCTTCGATCTGAAGGACGCCAAGGGTGAGATCACCCTTGAAGGTCAGGACGTGATCCAGACCGCCGCCGCAGACGAGTACAAGCTGAAGGCGGTCAGCGAGATTCTGCAGCAGAAGCTGGTCAAGCGCGGCATCTCCCTTAAGAACCTGAACTTCGAAAAGATCGAGCAGGGCTCGCACGGATCTGCCCGGCAGAAGATCAAGCTGCAGCAGGGCATCCCCTCCGAGAAGGCCAAGCAGATCGTCGCCCTGATCAAGGATTCCAAGAAGAAGGCCCAGGCCTCCATTCAGGGCGATACGGTCCGCATCGCCTCCAAGGACCGCGACGTGCTGCAGGAGGTCATCGCGCTGCTGCGCGGCAAAGACCTCGGCATCGATCTGCAGTTCACCAACTATCGTTCGAACTAGAGCGTTTTCCCTGTTGCTGGGTATCCCGGAAGCGTCGTACAGCGGCGCTTTCATTACGGAAAGCGCCCATAGATGCGGAAGCCCTACACTACACCCACAGGGAAAAGCTCCAACCTATGACCAGAACCGCGGTAGTCGTCCAATACATTCAGACTGCCGTGGTTCTTGGCGTTCTCGCCGAGTTTATTGACGGAGCGACGCGGCACCTTCGCCCGCCCTGCCCGAGCTGCCTTACACCCCACGGCTGGCCCTTTCACTATTACTTCGACCCCGGCCCCGCGGGGCCGGGCGGCTGGATCTGGACTGGACTTGCAGTGGACCTGCTGCTGTTGCTCGGTCTCAGCGCGGTAATCGTCCGCCTGAGGCAACGCCGCGCTCTTACGGCGTCACCTTCGTCCAAGTAACTGGTACATTCAAAAGAGTGAGTGATTTGCAGATAGCGACGGCGAAAGAGGTCTTCGACCTGCTGCGTGACGATCTTGCCGCCATTGAGCGGGAGTTCGTCTCACAGTCGCAATCCCAGGTGGAAGTCATCACCGAGATCGGCCGCTATCTCATCGCCGGCGGCGGCAAGCGTATCCGCCCACTGCTGCTGCTACTCAGCGCCAAGGCCCTCGGCTTCGAGGGCGATTCGCGCATCCGGCTGGGATCGGTGGTCGAGATGCTGCACACCGCCACCCTGGTCCACGACGACATCATCGACGAGGCGGACACCCGCCGCGGCCGCCCCAGCTCCAACACCACATGGGGAAACTCCAAATGCGTCCTGGCCGGCGACTGGCTCTATATGCAGGCCTTCAACGTGGCGCTGCAGGAGCAGAACTTCCATATCCTCGACCTGCTGATTTCACTGACCCAGCAGATGGTCGAAGGTGAGCTGCTGCAGATGCAGAAGCTGGGCCACCTGATCAACGAGGAAGAGTACTTCGACCTGATCTTCCGCAAAACCGCCTGCCTCTTCAAGGTCTCCATGCAGCTCGGCGCGACTCTCGCTGGCGCTCCGGACGCGATTGAAGCCCAGCTCGGCGAGTACGGCCGCAATCTCGGCCTGGCCTTCCAGATCATCGACGATGTGCTGGACCTGACCGCGACCGAGTCGACCCTGGGCAAGCCTGTCGCCAGCGACCTTCGCGAAGGCAAGGCCACCCTGGCCGTGATCCACGCCCTGGAGCGTGGCACCGGGGCCGACCGCGAAGCCATCCGCACGGTACTGGCCGACCGCAGCTTCCAGCGCGTCACGCATTCACAGATTCTGGAGATCCTCGGACGGCACGGCTCGCTCGAGTACGCACACGACACCGCCCGCGCCTACGCCGAGGCGGCTCGGCTCTCCATCGCCGACCTGCCCGACACCGACGCCAAGCGCGCTCTGCTATGGGTGCCGGCTTACGTCGTCGACCGCGACCGGTAAATAAGCACTATCTTTTCGGATCTGTCATCCTGAGCAACGCGGGGTCCCCGGTCAGCTTTGCTGACTGGGGTGACAAAGCGAAGGACCTGCTTTTCTTGCCCTAAGTAGAAGCCTGGTGATCGTCGATCTCTTGTTTTGTCATTTCGTAGCGTAGCGGAGAAATCTGCTTCTCCAATACATGCCCTCAGCGGCTAAAGCCGCTTCCTTCGCAGCTCAACTCCGGCATGGCTGAAGCCATGCCCTTAAGCAAAACCGTTGCGCACCGCGCAACTAGTTCGCACCTGCGGTGCGAATGCCTCGCTTAAGGGGACGGCTTCAGCCGTCCCGTGAAAACGCTCCATAGACGGCGGCTTTAGCCGCTGAGGGCAAATCCCACCCCACATATCCGCACCCAATCCTCGTACCCTAGAACCAGTGTCCCGCTTCGCCGACATCGCTCTACCCGTCCCTCTGGACCGCCCGTTTACCTACGCGGTAAATGGCGTCGTGCCGGCTGTCGGAGCCCGTGTTCTGGTTCCCTTCTCCGGGCAGAAGCTGATGGGCATCGTCGTCAAAGTCCATGACACTCCTCCACCTCCCGAGGTCGAGACCAAGCCGATCCAGCAGGTGCTGGATGCAGATGCCGTACTCTCCCCTGAGCAGATGGAACTTGCCGGCTGGATCAGCAGCTACTACCTGGCGCCGCTGGGCGAGGTGCTGCGCGGCATGTTGCCGCTGATGGCGGAAGTCCGCCGCGACATCACCTATCGCATCAGCGAGACAGGACGCACCATTCTCTACCAGGGAGCCGAGCTGGGCTCCTCCCGCCGCAGCAAGCTCTCACCCGAAGACCAGAACCGCGAGTACGCTGTCCTGAATTTGCTGGAAGCCGGCGATGCGCTGCGGCCGGGCCGCATCCGCTCCAGCACCGGCGCCAACAAGGCCCTGCTGGAAGGCATGGTGCGCAAGAAGTGGCTGGTCCGCGAGACCGTCGCCGAGCAGCGCGATGCCCGCCGCATGGAGCGTGTTGCGGTCCTTGTTCCCGATGCCCGGCTTCCCAAGCTGAACGCCAACCAGATGCGTCTGCTCTCGGAACTCGCCGCAGTCAACGGAAGAATGAAGCTCACCGACCTGCGTGGGCTTCCTGTGCCACAGACAACGCTTGGCACCCTGGTCCGCCGCGGCCTGGTCACCATCGAAGAGGTGCCAGAGAACTTCCATCTGGGAGCGGTCCACGCACCCGGCAAGAAGCACGCTCACGAACATACGCTGAATCCGCAGCAGCAGGCGGCCGCTGACGCCATCATTGCCGCGT
This genomic window from Terriglobus albidus contains:
- a CDS encoding YajQ family cyclic di-GMP-binding protein, yielding MAGENSFDVVSKVDIQEVRNAIEQALKEVKARFDLKDAKGEITLEGQDVIQTAAADEYKLKAVSEILQQKLVKRGISLKNLNFEKIEQGSHGSARQKIKLQQGIPSEKAKQIVALIKDSKKKAQASIQGDTVRIASKDRDVLQEVIALLRGKDLGIDLQFTNYRSN
- a CDS encoding polyprenyl synthetase family protein: MSDLQIATAKEVFDLLRDDLAAIEREFVSQSQSQVEVITEIGRYLIAGGGKRIRPLLLLLSAKALGFEGDSRIRLGSVVEMLHTATLVHDDIIDEADTRRGRPSSNTTWGNSKCVLAGDWLYMQAFNVALQEQNFHILDLLISLTQQMVEGELLQMQKLGHLINEEEYFDLIFRKTACLFKVSMQLGATLAGAPDAIEAQLGEYGRNLGLAFQIIDDVLDLTATESTLGKPVASDLREGKATLAVIHALERGTGADREAIRTVLADRSFQRVTHSQILEILGRHGSLEYAHDTARAYAEAARLSIADLPDTDAKRALLWVPAYVVDRDR